The nucleotide sequence TTCTTGCCTCATTTCCACAATTATCTTCCCTATTTCTTTATTCCGTACAGGGAATACACCACGTCCCCAAGAGCCAATCACTGGTTTGAATACCAACGGATTCTGTTCCAAGTCCATAGTATTTATAAAGTTAAAGGCAGAATCCGAATTAAATGAGAAATAAGATTTAGGGGTCTGGATTTTGTTTTTCTTGAGGATCATTGATGTCAATAATTTGTTTCCACATACTTCTCCGATTCTTGAACTATTAATCACATTATAGCCACACATCTCTAAGCAATAGGTAAGAAATTGTCCCCGAAAGTAGCTTATGCTGCGTTGTAACAGTATATCTCCAAATTCAAATTCATTTGAATCTAAATCATCCGTATCAATAATGATATTTCTTGAATCGACTAATCTTACGTCGATTCCTTTTTTAATTGCAGTATTATAGAGAGCCTTTTCTTCAAACCTTAATTTATCAAAAAGGATATCTAATTTTACCATTTTTACTCCTTATTTTCCATAATTTTTGAATTTGCTGCGGTAGATTGTAGACCCCAAAGTGCGACAAATCCTCTCGCCAACGTTTGGTCGAAGTTAGAACTGGACAAATAAGTTACTGTATCATTATTATATAGCGAAAACATTGATTTTCTCCCTACCACTCGATAGGATCCGTTATGCATTTTAACCTTTATTTCGCCGTTTACCCTTTGTTGCGTTCGCTCGATAAAAGCATTCAAGTCCGATAAAAGCGGGTCTAGCCACAACCCTGAATATGATAACCATGCCCACTGTTCATCGACTAGTAGTTTGAAACGAAGCTCAGAGTTAGTTAACACCAATTTTTCAAGATCTTTGTGAGCTTCTATTAATACAAGTGCAGCAGGAGCCTCATACACCTCACGGGATTTTATACCCACTATTCTATCCTCAATGTGGTCAATTATGCCAACTCCATGTGATCCCGCAATATTATTGAGTTCGGTGATCAGTTTTTCTAAGTCCATTTTTTGATCGTTCATAGAAATAGGTATTCCTTTTTCGAATCCGATCGTTACATAATCAGTAGAGGTATTGTCCTGATGAACGTACTTCAGTGAATCACTAGGAGGTTCGTTCTCTAAATTCTCTAGGAGTCCACCTTCAATAGCCCGACCCCATAGATTTTCATCAATACTATATTTCTTAGCTATTTCGCTTATTTTGATTCCAGTCTCATTGGCATATTTTAGTTCCTTATCCCTTGTAAGGTTCATATCTCTAATTGGAGCAATTATATTCAAATTAGGATCTAATGATCTAATTGTAAGATCAAATCTAACTTGATCGTTACCCTTCCCTGTGCATCCATGAGATATAGACATAGCATTATATTTTTTGGCCATATAAACAGCTTTACTAGCAATTAGCGGTCGAGCTAATGCAGTAGCAAGTGGATATTTTTGTTGATAAAGTGCGTTTGCCTTTATTGCTGGAGTTACATAGTCGTGAACAAATTCGTGTTTTGAATCAACATAAATATGCTCTACGGCTCCTAGTTCTGACGAAATTCTTTCAATTTCGTCAAAATCATCGTTTTGACCTACATCAATAGTAAGCGTAATTACATCAAGTTTATGAAGATTCTGTAAATATTTCACACAAACAGACGTATCTAATCCACCCGAAAAAGCTAGAATTACTTTGCTCATTAACACGCGTCCGTAGCATAATTGATAATTTAATCTTTGTGAAATAAAAAAAATAAAAATGTTCGGAATAAAAGATTTATCAATCCTTTAATAAAACTATACTCCGATCTCCTTGGCTAATTTTATAATTTTCTTTCCTTCTTTAGTCAATTTATTATAAGTTTTGTTTTTCACGTTACTTCGTTCTACTAGTCCTTTTTCCTCAGCTTTTATGAGTAATTTATGACCATACCCATAAGCCCCCAATTTCTTCAACAAATCTCTTGTAGAATACTCCTTTTCTCCTATAGTCTTTATCAATTTCACTAAAGCTCTCTCTTCGATCATTATTTTTATTAAATTTGCGTCACGCATGATAGTAAAGTGATATTAAGGATATTTATGGGTTACTTTTTTTGGCAACAAATATCGATATTAATCATAGAATAGTTCAGTCATTGGAAAAAAATAACAGTAACAAATCAGAAAATCCTCCTACTTTTTTACCAGAGAACAAAATTGTTGGATCAAAATCTTATGATCGCCTATTAATCAAGTATAAAACGGCTGAAACAAAAATTTTTAAACCTCGTAGAATTCAAGTTGAGTATGAAGATCACTGTATCAGCAATAAAAGCAGACATTGGAGGAATCGGAGGACATACGAGACCGAGTGATAAATTGGTTCAAACCGTTAAAGATTTTGTGCTAAAAAATGGAAAAGGAATGTTGATTGA is from Candidatus Nitrosocosmicus arcticus and encodes:
- a CDS encoding RimK family alpha-L-glutamate ligase, producing MVKLDILFDKLRFEEKALYNTAIKKGIDVRLVDSRNIIIDTDDLDSNEFEFGDILLQRSISYFRGQFLTYCLEMCGYNVINSSRIGEVCGNKLLTSMILKKNKIQTPKSYFSFNSDSAFNFINTMDLEQNPLVFKPVIGSWGRGVFPVRNKEIGKIIVEMRQESTSPFSSIFYFQELIHRPPRDIRCIVVGEKLIAAVYRYSSDDEWRTNVAKGGKAELIEITSELEELAIKAARVVGTGVLGIDMMEDQKRGLLVHEINNTVEFRGASLATGIDIADMIIEYVKDCNKR
- a CDS encoding argininosuccinate synthase, whose amino-acid sequence is MSKVILAFSGGLDTSVCVKYLQNLHKLDVITLTIDVGQNDDFDEIERISSELGAVEHIYVDSKHEFVHDYVTPAIKANALYQQKYPLATALARPLIASKAVYMAKKYNAMSISHGCTGKGNDQVRFDLTIRSLDPNLNIIAPIRDMNLTRDKELKYANETGIKISEIAKKYSIDENLWGRAIEGGLLENLENEPPSDSLKYVHQDNTSTDYVTIGFEKGIPISMNDQKMDLEKLITELNNIAGSHGVGIIDHIEDRIVGIKSREVYEAPAALVLIEAHKDLEKLVLTNSELRFKLLVDEQWAWLSYSGLWLDPLLSDLNAFIERTQQRVNGEIKVKMHNGSYRVVGRKSMFSLYNNDTVTYLSSSNFDQTLARGFVALWGLQSTAANSKIMENKE